The following are encoded in a window of Syngnathus scovelli strain Florida chromosome 4, RoL_Ssco_1.2, whole genome shotgun sequence genomic DNA:
- the kif7 gene encoding kinesin-like protein kif7: protein MSPKVPGGQGKGEYSAVQVAVRVRPLLPKELLRCHESCITVDPELQRVTLGHDRHFLCDFLFEETCCQDEVYSAAVQPLIDAFFQGFNATVFAYGQTGSGKTYTIGEANISSFRDEEQGIIPRAVADVFKLLDENDLTDFSVRVSYLEVYKEEFKDLLEVETASKDIHIREDKGNIVLCGVKECVVEGLDEVLSLLESGNTARHTGATQMNPNSSRSHTIFTLYMDQRRGGLRLYGSAAGGGPQMLSSKFHFVDLAGSERILRTGNTGERLKESIQINSGLLALGNVIGALGDPKRKGSHIPYRDSKITRILKDSLGGNSKTLMVACISPSSSDFDESLNTLNYAMRARNIQNRATVNCKREPDRVEGLEQQIKALRRALENRHRSETRIISHADPNRRPRLGEGEISRLQAQGAHYRTCTDTAYRLLRELQSEGVLTTEQSLKVKEWLCSVEEERSRLTTASGPDSGIENSSTEDSLALRRERPAVNNLDSDSLEKWSYERDCAKDGEKDETVVRLQAQVLRLERENTDFLAALEDAMEQYKLQSDKLQEQQDLIAELQCLLASPDVRGFGLNLCSRPHTAPISSVQQSQNGGSQGDVSLCDEQISSSAADIHGINEDGAQCNHPRVRQRQVNQTWTKKDMLLGGRAVGGRGLTSQLLELDQRPNITRKASNSSVGDTSVRDALRGFEGVSDSGLLQAQQKIRELSVTIRMKEELIKELVKTGKDAQSLNRQYSHKITALESEAVQARQELHEAQRQLQELERQEREISATDKTRAQECRRKIAAAQSKVQVLSQRQRDTAHLANLPAQSERRVLELERSVQSMRQQQELLQKRLRQESQQKRRLETEMQRRTHRVKELEIKNEQQQKILKIKTEEIAAFQRQRRSGSNGSVISLEEQQKIEEQKRWLDEEMERVLEQRRGLEGLEGELTKREEILAKKEALLQERSGLETKRLRSSQALSKDLVTLTGRIETLEHELSERNGLLRSSSAQDSQQIRQEISNLRQEKDSLLKQRVELDDKLRQGNLLSPEEERTLFQLDEAIEALDAAIEYKNEAITQRQRQLRASASMLSQWEMNLMAKLSYLSASETRALLCKYFDKVVSLREEERKLQLALAELEMQLDEQQRLVQWLENALDRTQLDTDRRLTQQQKEHERSVQLLLQQCREQMDEGLAGRQRQYEGWIHGLSKELNHYKAANLELSNKLREFCGSSSQPKEQVKVVPCNGKQLTVSSMDNHGGRGTPMSEKPPKSREEMRELVNAPLPSTWRRSSLPTEEPALMEELWLPMTSDGPVNRVVQTGLNSSSVGTSLPAMKSRRESRRSSLNVGPLNSNNAFIDLRKNLA from the exons ATGTCTCCCAAAGTGCCCGGCGGCCAGGGCAAAGGAGAATATTCGGCAGTTCAAGTCGCAGTCCGAGTGCGTCCGCTGCTACCTAAAGAACTTCTCCGCTGTCACGAGAGCTGCATCACTGTGGACCCGGAACTACAGCGGGTCACCTTGGGTCACGACAGACACTTTCTTTGTGACTTTTTATTTGAAGAAACGTGCTGCCAAGATGAGGTTTATTCTGCAGCTGTCCAGCCACTTATCGATGCTTTCTTCCAAGGTTTCAATGCAACAGTCTTTGCTTACGGTCAGACAGGCTCGGGCAAGACTTACACCATTGGAGAAGCTAACATAT CATCATTTCGAGATGAAGAGCAAGGCATCATTCCCCGCGCTGTTGCAGATGTATTCAAGCTGCTGGATGAGAACGACCTCACAGACTTCTCTGTCCGAGTGTCCTATTTGGAGGTCTACAAAGAGGAATTCAAGGACTTATTGGAGGTGGAAACTGCCAGCAAGGACATCCACATTCGGGAAGATAAGGGCAACATAG TGCTGTGTGGGGTCAAGGAGTGCGTAGTGGAGGGCCTCGATGAGGTGTTGAGTTTACTGGAATCGGGAAACACGGCCAGACACACTGGCGCAACTCAAATGAATCCAAACTCCAGCCGATCGCACACAATTTTCACCTTGTATATGGATCAGAGACGGGGAGGTTTGCGTCTCTACGGGAGCGCCGCTGGTGGCGGACCCCAAATGTTGTCTTCCAAGTTCCATTTTGTGGACTTGGCTGGCTCCGAACGCATCTTGAGAACGGGCAACACTGGAGAAAGACTGAAAGAGAGCATACAGATTAACAGCGGCCTACTTGCCCTTGGAAATGTTATCGGAGCCCTCGGGGACCCAAAAAGGAAAGGCTCTCACATTCCGTATCGAGATTCGAAAATCACAAG GATTCTCAAAGACTCTTTAGGCGGAAATTCCAAAACCCTGATGGTAGCCTGCATCAGCCCGTCGTCGTCAGACTTTGACGAAAGCCTCAATACGCTAAACTACGCCATGAGGGCCCGCAATATTCAGAATCGGGCCACAGTCAACTGCAAGCGGGAGCCGGATCGCGTAGAAGGGCTGGAGCAACAAATCAAGGCTCTTCGTCGAGCCCTGGAAAACCGCCACCGCTCAGAGACCCGCATCATTTCTCACGCCGATCCCAACAGGAGGCCGCGACTTGGCGAAGGCGAGATCAGCAGACTGCAAGCGCAAGGGGCCCACTATCGAACCTGCACAGACACTGCTTACAG ATTGCTACGCGAGCTGCAAAGTGAAGGGGTGCTGACGACGGAACAGAGTCTGAAAGTCAAGGAGTGGCTCTGTTCCGTGGAGGAGGAACGTAGCCGTCTGACGACCGCATCTGGACCGGACAGCGGTATCGAGAACAGCTCCACAGAGGATAGCCTTGCTTTAAGAAGGGAAAGGCCTGCAGTCAACAACCTG GATTCCGATTCTTTGGAGAAGTGGAGCTATGAGCGTGACTGTGCCAAGGATGGAGAGAAGGATGAGACTGTCGTCCGGCTTCAAGCGCAGGTCTtgcgtctggagagagagaataCTGATTTCCTGGCAGCTCTGGAGGATGCTATGGAGCAATACAAGCTGCAG AGTGATAAGCTTCAGGAGCAACAGGACCTGATTGCAGAGTTGCAGTGTCTGCTAGCCAGTCCCGACGTGCGCGGCTTCGGCCTTAATTTGTGCTCACGGCCTCACACCGCCCCGATTAGCTCCGTGCAACAAAGCCAAAATGGAGGCTCACAG GGTGATGTTTCTCTCTGTGATGAGCAGATAAGCTCAAGTGCGGCAGACATTCATGGGATCAACGAAGACGGCGCGCAGTGTAACCATCCCAGAGTGAGACAAAG GCAGGTGAACCAAACCTGGACCAAGAAAGACATGCTCTTGGGTGGACGAGCAGTTGGTGGTAGAGGACTAACATCTCAGCTACTTGAGCTCGACCAACGCCCCAATATAACCAGAAAAGCAT CCAactccagtgtgggtgacacatCTGTACGCGATGCTCTGAGGGGCTTCGAAGGTGTTTCGGACTCGGGTCTCCTTCAGGCCCAGCAGAAGATAAGGGAGCTGTCGGTCACGATCCGCATGAAAGAAGAGCTCATCAAGGAGCTGGTCAAAACTG GCAAGGATGCTCAGTCCTTGAACAGGCAGTACAGTCACAAGATCACAGCTCTGGAAAGCGAAGCCGTGCAGGCCCGGCAGGAGCTCCACGAGGCCCAAAGGCAACTCCAGGAGCTGGAGAGGCAGGAGAGAGAGATCAGTGCAACAGACAAGACCAGAGCTCAGGAGTGTCGACGGAAGATCGCGGCCGCTCAGAGCAAAGTTCAG GTTCTCAGTCAACGTCAGAGGGATACGGCCCATCTGGCTAATCTGCCAGCGCAAAGCGAGCGCCGGGTGCTCGAGCTGGAGCGAAGTGTTCAGTCCATGAGGCAGCAGCAGGAGCTTCTGCAGAAGCGACTACGTCAGGAAAGTCAGCAGAAACGCCGTCTGGAGACTGAGATGCAGCGCAGAACTCACAGAGTCaag GAGCTGGAGATAAAGAATGAGCAACAGCAAAAGATTCTGAAGATCAAGACTGAAGAGATCGCCGCCTTCCAAAGGCAGAGACGCAGCGGCAGCAACGGCTCCGTCATCTCACTGGAAGAGCAACAG AAGATAGAGGAGCAGAAACGCTGGCTGGATGAGGAAATGGAGCGTGTACTGGAGCAAAGACGAGGACTCGAAGGTCTGGAAGGCGAGCTCACGAAACGAGAGGAAATCCTTGCCAAGAAAGAAGCCCTGCTACAGGAGCGCAGTGGTCTGGAGACCAAGAGACTTCGTTCCAGTCAG GCACTGAGTAAAGATCTGGTGACTCTAACAGGACGCATCGAGACCCTTGAGCACGAGTTGAGCGAGAGGAACGGTTTGCTTCGCAGCAGCAGCGCTCAGGACTCGCAACAGATTCGACAAGAAATCTCCAACCTGCGTCAAGAGAAAGATTCTTTGCTTAAACAGAGAGTGGAGCTGGACGATAAGTTGCGGCAAGGAAACCTACTCTCACCTGAG GAGGAGCGAACTCTCTTCCAGTTGGATGAGGCCATCGAAGCTTTGGACGCCGCCATCGAGTACAAGAACGAGGCCATCACCCAAAGGCAGAGGCAGCTCAGGGCATCCGCCAGCATGTTGTCCCAGTGGGAGATGAATCTCATGGCCAAACTCAGCTACTTGTCGGCCTCCGAGACAAGAGCTTTGTTGTGCAAGTATTTTGACAAg GTGGTGTCGCTGCGCGAGGAGGAGCGTAAGCTACAGCTGGCGCTCGCCGAGCTGGAAATGCAGTTGGACGAACAGCAGAGGCTGGTTCAGTGGCTGGAGAACGCTCTGGATCGCACGCAGCTCGACACCGACCGTAGGCTCACGCAGCAACAGAAGGAGCACGAGAGGAGCGTGCAGCTCTTACTGCAGCAGTGTCGAG AGCAAATGGACGAGGGCCTGGCAGGAAGGCAGCGGCAGTACGAAGGATGGATTCACGGCCTCAGCAAGGAGCTCAACCACTACAAGGCGGCAAATCTTGAACTAAGCAACAAACTAAGGGAATTCTGCGGCTCTTCCAGCCAGCCAAAGGAGCAGGTCAAAG TGGTGCCATGTAACGGTAAACAACTCACTGTCAGTAGCATGGACAACCATGGGGGAAGAGGGACACCAATGAGTGAAAAACCTCCAAAGTCCAGAGAGGAAATGCGGGAGCTGGTGAATGCACCTCTTCCATCCACATGGAGGCGCTCTTCTCTCCCCACCGAGGAGCCCGCCCTCATGGAGGAGCTGTGGCTTCCAATGACCTCCGACGGTCCCGTCAACCGAGTAGTTCAAACCGGCTTGAACTCGTCCAGCGTTGGGACATCCCTGCCCGCTATGAAGTCTCGAAGGGAGTCCCGCCGCAGCAGCCTTAATGTCGGACCACTCAATTCAAATAATGCTTTCATAGACTTGAGGAAGAATCTTGCCTGA
- the LOC125967168 gene encoding fibulin-7 isoform X1, with protein sequence MFVSLTTIITLLGFCSLHPTSGQDCASRMEIQGSLKQIQKLLSAHEASYVQSLRNLKKKINLLQSSTGKHSTRTVNSTCPKLDVPYNGRKLGKSHSVGHEVHFLCDPGYELVGTESRICQESLSWSGQQPICKEVNECASIPCQNGGTCLDDVNQFSCVCPKGWAGETCQSPVPTFFGTITNTSAATSPTSAASATLASDTAGSFVRPSRCSTVQGTTHCSCEPGYTISGRDSTTCTDIDECELFHNGQAGRLCLHTCVNTAGGYRCTCPAGYNVTRDGRSCKDIDECASRQNNCTREQTCINTYGGFQCVRVDCPKNPHATYVKTSPMRCERNPCPVDNKLCSQAPNSFSYHYLAVVSNLSAPRVMFRVSALRPIGDTLRFSLLGGRQARRHFTVQRSDRLTGQLMLSSPVQGPATLEAEVEMSELERRVQLGRYITKVTMFVSPYEF encoded by the exons ATGTTTGTATCACTCACTACTATCATCACTCTTCTTGGCTTCTGTTCTCTGCATCCCACCTCTGGCCAG GACTGTGCCAGCAGAATGGAAATTCAAGGATCCCTGAAACAGATCCAGAAACTTCTCTCAGCTCATGAAGCCTCTTACGTTCAGAGCCTACGCAAcctgaagaagaaaataaacctACTACAGAGTAGCACAGGGAAGCACTCTACGAGAACCGTAAACA GTACCTGCCCCAAACTGGATGTGCCTTACAATGGGAGGAAACTGGGTAAATCACACAGCGTGGGCCATGAGGTTCATTTTTTGTGCGACCCTGGCTATGAACTTGTGGGAACAGAGAGCAGAATTTGTCAGGAAAGTCTGAGCTGGAGCGGCCAGCAGCCAATATGCAAAG AAGTCAACGAGTGTGCGTCCATCCCGTGCCAGAATGGTGGAACGTGTTTGGATGATGTTAACCAGTTTTCATGCGTCTGTCCTAAAGGCTGGGCTGGAGAAACTTGCCAAAGCCCCGTGCCAACAT TCTTTGGCACCATTACAAACACTTCCGCTGCCACATCCCCAACCTCTGCTGCCTCTGCTACACTGGCATCCGACACGGCTGGCTCCTTTGTGCGTCCATCACGCTGCAGCACTGTGCAGGGGACCACCCACTGCTCTTGTGAGCCAGGATACACCATCTCCGGCAGAGACAGCACCACTTGCACCG ATATCGATGAATGTGAGCTGTTTCATAATGGACAGGCTGGGAGACTGTGTTTACACACATGTGTTAACACCGCTGGGGGTTATCGCTGCACCTGTCCCGCTGGATACAATGTGACCCGCGATGGACGCAGCTGTAAAG ACATTGATGAGTGTGCCAGTAGACAAAATAACTGCACCAGGGAGCAGACCTGCATCAACACATACGGAGGCTTCCAGTGTGTTCGCGTGGACTGTCCAAAAAATCCTCATGCCACTTACGTCAAAACATCACCCAT GCGCTGTGAGCGAAATCCCTGCCCTGTGGATAACAAGCTGTGTTCTCAGGCTCCAAATTCCTTCTCCTACCATTACCTGGCAGTCGTATCCAACCTGTCAGCCCCCCGTGTCATGTTCCGGGTTTCGGCGTTGCGTCCAATAGGTGACACGCTTCGCTTCTCTCTGCTGGGTGGAAGGCAGGCTCGGCGCCACTTCACAGTCCAGCGTTCAGATCGCCTGACAGGTCAGCTGATGCTGAGCAGCCCAGTGCAGGGCCCTGCCACTCTGGAGGCTGAGGTGGAGATGAGTGAGCTGGAGAGAAGGGTCCAGCTCGGCAGGTACATAACCAAAGTCACCATGTTTGTTTCTCCATATGAGTTCTAA
- the LOC125967168 gene encoding fibulin-7 isoform X2, whose product MEIQGSLKQIQKLLSAHEASYVQSLRNLKKKINLLQSSTGKHSTRTVNSTCPKLDVPYNGRKLGKSHSVGHEVHFLCDPGYELVGTESRICQESLSWSGQQPICKEVNECASIPCQNGGTCLDDVNQFSCVCPKGWAGETCQSPVPTFFGTITNTSAATSPTSAASATLASDTAGSFVRPSRCSTVQGTTHCSCEPGYTISGRDSTTCTDIDECELFHNGQAGRLCLHTCVNTAGGYRCTCPAGYNVTRDGRSCKDIDECASRQNNCTREQTCINTYGGFQCVRVDCPKNPHATYVKTSPMRCERNPCPVDNKLCSQAPNSFSYHYLAVVSNLSAPRVMFRVSALRPIGDTLRFSLLGGRQARRHFTVQRSDRLTGQLMLSSPVQGPATLEAEVEMSELERRVQLGRYITKVTMFVSPYEF is encoded by the exons ATGGAAATTCAAGGATCCCTGAAACAGATCCAGAAACTTCTCTCAGCTCATGAAGCCTCTTACGTTCAGAGCCTACGCAAcctgaagaagaaaataaacctACTACAGAGTAGCACAGGGAAGCACTCTACGAGAACCGTAAACA GTACCTGCCCCAAACTGGATGTGCCTTACAATGGGAGGAAACTGGGTAAATCACACAGCGTGGGCCATGAGGTTCATTTTTTGTGCGACCCTGGCTATGAACTTGTGGGAACAGAGAGCAGAATTTGTCAGGAAAGTCTGAGCTGGAGCGGCCAGCAGCCAATATGCAAAG AAGTCAACGAGTGTGCGTCCATCCCGTGCCAGAATGGTGGAACGTGTTTGGATGATGTTAACCAGTTTTCATGCGTCTGTCCTAAAGGCTGGGCTGGAGAAACTTGCCAAAGCCCCGTGCCAACAT TCTTTGGCACCATTACAAACACTTCCGCTGCCACATCCCCAACCTCTGCTGCCTCTGCTACACTGGCATCCGACACGGCTGGCTCCTTTGTGCGTCCATCACGCTGCAGCACTGTGCAGGGGACCACCCACTGCTCTTGTGAGCCAGGATACACCATCTCCGGCAGAGACAGCACCACTTGCACCG ATATCGATGAATGTGAGCTGTTTCATAATGGACAGGCTGGGAGACTGTGTTTACACACATGTGTTAACACCGCTGGGGGTTATCGCTGCACCTGTCCCGCTGGATACAATGTGACCCGCGATGGACGCAGCTGTAAAG ACATTGATGAGTGTGCCAGTAGACAAAATAACTGCACCAGGGAGCAGACCTGCATCAACACATACGGAGGCTTCCAGTGTGTTCGCGTGGACTGTCCAAAAAATCCTCATGCCACTTACGTCAAAACATCACCCAT GCGCTGTGAGCGAAATCCCTGCCCTGTGGATAACAAGCTGTGTTCTCAGGCTCCAAATTCCTTCTCCTACCATTACCTGGCAGTCGTATCCAACCTGTCAGCCCCCCGTGTCATGTTCCGGGTTTCGGCGTTGCGTCCAATAGGTGACACGCTTCGCTTCTCTCTGCTGGGTGGAAGGCAGGCTCGGCGCCACTTCACAGTCCAGCGTTCAGATCGCCTGACAGGTCAGCTGATGCTGAGCAGCCCAGTGCAGGGCCCTGCCACTCTGGAGGCTGAGGTGGAGATGAGTGAGCTGGAGAGAAGGGTCCAGCTCGGCAGGTACATAACCAAAGTCACCATGTTTGTTTCTCCATATGAGTTCTAA